A single Aspergillus chevalieri M1 DNA, chromosome 3, nearly complete sequence DNA region contains:
- a CDS encoding aromatic ring-hydroxylating oxygenase subunit alpha (COG:S;~EggNog:ENOG410Q0A7;~InterPro:IPR036922,IPR015879;~go_function: GO:0005506 - iron ion binding [Evidence IEA];~go_function: GO:0051537 - 2 iron, 2 sulfur cluster binding [Evidence IEA];~go_process: GO:0044237 - cellular metabolic process [Evidence IEA];~go_process: GO:0055114 - oxidation-reduction process [Evidence IEA]), whose protein sequence is MSFLRNFFGTSATAAKDEKSPIRALPASWYTSQSMYELERRSIFSRKWLLTTHKHRVPNAGDWVRYDVVGYDFVILKDQEGNIKAYLNNDLSPPIHVHIDRNGFVWVNLDASEVPEVAWKDDFDGVDEQPRFDHYNFEDYAFDHTWDMEGEFNWKILADNYNECYHCQVAHPDIPKIADLNSYYVKTKDGHIQHYGAQRQDQIEKGFRIATTYFWPNASFNVSPNFFFMQRFTPISPTRSVMRYEVYRHKNASDEAFNLISDMYKRIMSEDKYLCINSQKNLNAGVFINGELHPEMEKGPLHFQKTVREVVMEHHKKEQAAGHEIWPAEQVLPENTNDTVSQDNIITFNTAMDGCSMEKDDLNEPLKGGLVTTTTIAV, encoded by the exons ATGTCGTTCTTGAGGAATTTCTTTGGTACTTCCGCTACTGCGGCGAAGGACGAGAAGAGCCCTATCCGTGCTCTGCCTGCTTCCTGGTACACCTCCCAGAGCATGTATGAGCTTGAACGACGGTCAATCTTCAGCCGGAAATGGCTTCTCACTACCCACAAGCACCGTGTCCCCAACGCCGGTGACTGGGTTCGATATGATGTTGTTGGTTACGACTTCGTCATCCTCAAAGATCAAGAAGGAAACATCAAAGCTTACCTCAACAACGATCTCTCCCCTCCTATTCATGTGCACATTGACCGAAATGGTTTCGTCTGGGTCAACTTGGACGCCAGCGAGGTTCCCGAGGTCGCCTGGAAGGACGACTTCGACGGTGTCGACGAACAGCCCCGGTTCGACCACTACAACTTCGAGGATTATGCATTCGATCACACCTGGGATATGGAGGGCGAGTTTAACTGGAAGATTCTGGCGGACAATTACAACGAGTGTTACCACTGCCAGGTCGCCCACCCGGATATCCCCAAAATCGCCGACCTCAACTCCTATTATGTCAAGACCAAGGACGGCCACATTCAACATTACGGCGCTCAGCGACAAGACCAGATTGAGAAGGGGTTCCGTATCGCCACCACTTACTTCTGGCCTAATGCCTCTTTCAACGTATC TCccaacttcttcttcatgcAGCGATTCACTCCTATCAGCCCAACCAGGTCCGTGATGCGATACGAAGTCTATCGCCACAAGAACGCCAGCGACGAAGCCTTCAACCTCATCAGCGACATGTACAAACGAATCATGTCCGAGGACAAGTACCTCTGCATCAACAGCCAGAAGAACCTCAACGCCGGCGTCTTCATCAACGGCGAGCTCCACCCCGAGATGGAGAAGGGTCCTCTGCACTTCCAAAAAACTGTGCGCGAGGTCGTCATGGAACACCACAAGAAGGAGCAGGCCGCCGGCCATGAAATCTGGCCCGCTGAGCAAGTTCTTCCCGAGAATACGAATGATACCGTCAGCCAAGACAACATCATCACTTTCAACACAGCTATGGATGGCTGCAGTATGGAGAAGGACGATTTGAATGAACCATTGAAAGGCGGCCTTGTTACGACAACGACAATTGCTGTCTAG
- a CDS encoding uncharacterized protein (COG:S;~EggNog:ENOG410PNH7;~TransMembrane:1 (o251-270i)) — MDRLPALREVVTIDWEGLPKLKTVDLGDGLDKVGNVTLKSTNLTDVSPLATEKVGKWSILDHPSLKVADLPKITTYEEFSATSNNKTLELVLSGVTAAGMTSLDNLKVVNLDSLETTTGTLYILGYLDDLLTFPALRHAAGIKMELEIKDLKFPVLETIHGNFDVRVTDTKISLPALEGVDGDFILNIDNAKNCTAFSDFKVSGSKYYCQSNGTTHHYNMDGSYTNSVPNVSVGVPDNETFGTENGAVGRGGLWAGLSMVVPLLAAMAVVL, encoded by the exons ATGGATCG CCTCCCGGCCCTCAGAGAAGTGGTCACCATTGACTGGGAGGGCCTGCCAAAGCTCAAAACGGTAGACCTTGGAGATGGCCTGGACAAGGTTGGCAATGTCACTCTCAAGTCCACGAACCTAACGGATGTCAGCCCACTGGCCACGGAGAAAGTGGGCAAATGGAGCATCTTGGATCACCCCTCGTTGAAAGTCGCCGATCTCCCCAAGATCACTACCTACGAGGAATTTTCCGCCACTTCCAACAATAAAACCCTGGAACTCGTTCTCTCCGGCGTGACTGCTGCCGGTATGACCAGCCTCGATAACCTAAAAGTCGTCAATCTTGACTCCCTGGAGACCACCACGGGGACATTATATATCTTGGGATATCTTGACGATCTACTCACTTTCCCCGCTCTCCGCCACGCCGCGGGAATCAAAATGGAATTAGAGATCAAAGACCTGAAATTCCCCGTTCTTGAGACCATTCACGGCAATTTTGATGTCCGTGTCACAGATACAAA AATCTCTCTCCCAGCCCTCGAGGGTGTCGACGGCGACTTTATCCTGAACATTGATAATGCGAAGAACTGCACCGCTTTTTCGGATTTCAAGGTATCGGGATCCAAATACTACTGTCAAAGCAACGGCACAACGCACCATTACAACATGGACGGCAGTTATACGAACTCGGTGCCCAACGTCAGCGTCGGTGTTCCTGATAACGAGACTTTCGGAACTGAGAATGGTGCCGTGGGTCGCGGCGGTCTATGGGCTGGATTGAGCATGGTGGTGCCGCTGCTGGCAGCTATGGCTGTTGTTCTGTAG